The Malus sylvestris chromosome 12, drMalSylv7.2, whole genome shotgun sequence genome contains a region encoding:
- the LOC126593563 gene encoding LOW QUALITY PROTEIN: uncharacterized protein LOC126593563 (The sequence of the model RefSeq protein was modified relative to this genomic sequence to represent the inferred CDS: inserted 3 bases in 3 codons; substituted 2 bases at 2 genomic stop codons), with protein MDPKHDAEVRPIHYFLGKGGGSVILKPRGQEAHSPTTTVRRESMVGQKPESDFELQNPSGIKLVPILELSNINPNLTRILNCSFINAKTTFKFKCHCRCYCIHNITPFTSTAAATFTSNSNSNDFHQQNKSFXGAVTLIIGNAVGPGMLGLPAVTICSDPLPSTPAILLFWLYVMSSVILVTELSFSAMKQDDLQEVSFTAFASXSVGALFGAFVAVVYASWSLTLLVACVSGLGSIISQCIPCIRVLAHVLFPPVVGSLIXLFSSNAIDGANHVLCLLMLFSITLLRNLTSKVKMGTREIVQVAGNGTLVIESKMGRKHIQEVMPVLGLEENLLSVGQMMEHRHELKENSHKCIFVGYGANEKGYILFDPISRKIILSRDVTFDENAFWDWNYTTNIEVRFLVVTEYQNAKEICESGESPISLMLSVNASALSTVQAFAFVXSLIGXAVSFLKQLLGTVELIEKMNLKNKQVGVVSVGLNSIYLTERPNHYHESIRVILEEDMYLINV; from the exons ATGGATCCCAAACACGATGCTGAGGTGAGGCCcattcattattttcttgggaAGGGAGGGGGGAGTGTCATTTTAAAGCCCCGTGGGCAAGAAGCACACAGCCCAACTACAACGGTACGCAGAGAAAGCATGGTTGGACAAAAACCGGAATCTGACTTCGAGTTACAGAATCCCTCAGGT ATTAAACTAGTACCCATCCTAGAACTTTCAAACATTAATCCCAATCTCACTCGCATTCTGAACTGCAGCTTCATCAATGCTAAAACAACCTTCAAATTCAAATGTCACTGCCGCTGCTACTGCATTCACAACATTACTCCTTTTACTTCAACTGCAGCAGCCACTTTCACCAGTAATAGTAATAGTAATGATTTCCATCAACAAAACAAGAGCTTCTAGGGTGCTGTCACTCTGATCATCGGCAATGCCGTTGGTCCTGGCATGCTCGGTTTGCCTGCCGTTACCATCTGCTCCGACCC TTTACCTTCCACCCCTGCCATCCTCCTCTTTTGGCTCTATGTCATGTCATCCGTCATCCTGGTCACCGAGCTCAGCTTTTCGGCCATGAAACAAGACGACCTTCAAGAGGTCAGCTTTACTGCCTTTGCTT AAAGCGTTGGTGCTCTTTTTGGTGCATTTGTTGCCGTCGTCTATGCCTCTTGGAGCTTGACCTTGTTGGTCGCCTGCGTCTCCGGCCTCGGCTCAATTATCTCCCAGTGCATTCCCTGCATTCGTGTACTCGCTCACGTTTTGTTTCCCCCTGTGGTTGGATCCctta tattgttttcttcCAATGCCATTGATGGTGCAAACCATGTTTTGTGCTTGCTCATGCTTTTCTCAATAACTTTGTTG AGAAATTTAACTTCTAAAGTGAAGATGGGAACTAGAGAAATTGTTCAGGTGGCAGGAAATGGAACTTTAGTGATTGAATCCAAAATGGGAAGAAAACATATACAAGAAGTGATGCCTGTCCTTGGACTTGAGGAAAATCTCCTTAGTGTTGGACAAATGATGGAACATAG ACACGAGTTGAAAGAAAACAGTCATAAGTGCATCTTTGTTGGCTATGGTGCTAATGAGAAGGGCTACATATTGTTTGATCCAATTTCAAGGAAGATCATTCTATCAAGAGATGTCACATTTGATGAGAATGCTTTCTGGGATTGGAACTACACTACAAATATTGAAGTGAGATTTCTAGTTGTCACTGAATACCAGAATGCTAAGGAGATATGTGAAAGTGGTGAAA GCCCTATATCCCTTATGTTATCCGTCAATGCCTCTGCACTATCTACAGTCCAAGCATTTGCGTTTG CGAGCTTGATTGGGTAAGCTGTTAGCTTCCTAAAACAGCTTCTTGGTACTGTGGAATTGATTGAAAAAATGaacctaaaaaataaacaagtaGGAGTAGTTTCTGTAGGACTTAACTCCATATACTTAACTGAAAGACCTAATCACTATCATGAAAGCATTAGAGTGATACTTGAAGAAGACATG TACCTTATCAATGTATGA
- the LOC126593673 gene encoding thioredoxin-like 1-1, chloroplastic — MAEVLSKTGLLSSWHHHHQNKKSSISVFPKSCNYNKSGSFSCSFKLNPDISSLSLSTKSDFHGKRIAFQATGIRGNSQSHASSAVYSQQSGFRIGKAAKWWEKGNQPNMKEVSSAEDLVESLSNAGDKLVIVDFFSPGCGGCKALHPKICQLAEMNPDVQFLQVNYEEHKSMCYSLNVHVLPFFRFYRGAHGRLCSFSCTNATIKKFRDALAKHKPERCSLGPTKGLEEKELLALAANKDLSFTYTPKPTEDVPAKEEVIVAEEAPSRLPLPSATSKSAQVVTAWR, encoded by the exons ATGGCGGAAGTTTTGAGCAAAACCGGTCTGTTGTCGTCCtggcatcatcatcatcaaaacaaaaaaagcagCATCTCCGTTTTCCCAAAGAGTTGTAATTACAATAAATCAGGGTCTTTCTCTTGCTCCTTCAAACTGAATCCCGACATTTCATCACTATCCTTGTCCACAAAGAGTGATTTTCACGGAAAAAGGATTGCTTTTCAAGCCACCGGCATCAGGGGGAATTCCCAATCCCACGCTTCTTCTGCCGTTTATTCCCAGCAG TCTGGATTTCGGATTGGGAAGGCTGCGAAATGGTGGGAGAAGGGGAATCAGCCCAACATGAAAGAGGTGTCATCTGCAGAGGACCTAGTGGAATCCCTTTCAAACGCCGGGGATAAGCTGGTGATCGTTGATTTCTTCTCTCCTGGCTGTGGTGGCTGCAAAGCTCTTCATCCCAAGATATGTCAGCTGGCAGAGATGAACCCGGATGTCCAATTCCTTCAGGTGAACTACGAGGAACACAAGTCCATGTGTTACAGTCTCAATGTTCATGTCCTCCCCTTCTTCCGATTTTACCGAGGTGCTCATGGTCGCCTTTGCAGCTTCAGCTGCACCAACGCCACG ATCAAGAAGTTTAGAGATGCATTAGCCAAGCACAAGCCAGAGCGGTGCAGCCTTGGGCCAACAAAAGGGCTGGAGGAGAAAGAGCTCCTCGCTCTTGCTGCCAACAAAGATCTCTCATTTACCTACACTCCTAAACCAACTGAAGATGTGCCTGCCAAGGAGGAAGTGATTGTGGCTGAAGAGGCACCATCTCGTCTTCCTCTTCCGTCGGCAACCTCAAAGTCTGCTCAAGTGGTCACCGCCTGGAGATGA